One region of Chryseobacterium sp. SORGH_AS_0447 genomic DNA includes:
- a CDS encoding DUF6266 family protein has protein sequence MARITKGILGGFSGKVGTVVGASWRGQDIIRSIPKPSSRKATGRQMLQQLKFKLVIDFLKPLTAIQNRYFGSGSGSKSRVNLAVSYTISEAVQVTADIPQLVYNKVLITRGDLAGFQDIAAAVQPGNIIRLSWQDNSAQGNASATDKASAVCYSEDLGTFELFESVAVRTGLTSDLTLPDYYSGKQVQVWAYFHNTEETSASNSSYLGALTMA, from the coding sequence ATGGCAAGAATCACAAAAGGAATCCTCGGCGGATTCTCAGGAAAAGTAGGAACGGTAGTAGGCGCCAGCTGGCGCGGACAGGACATCATCAGGAGCATACCCAAACCGAGCAGCCGGAAGGCAACCGGCAGGCAGATGCTCCAGCAGCTGAAGTTTAAGCTGGTGATCGATTTCCTCAAGCCGCTGACTGCGATCCAGAACCGGTATTTCGGATCAGGAAGCGGCTCGAAATCCAGGGTGAACCTGGCGGTATCGTATACCATCAGCGAAGCGGTACAGGTAACGGCGGATATTCCGCAACTGGTCTACAACAAAGTGCTGATCACGAGAGGCGACCTGGCCGGATTCCAGGACATTGCCGCAGCCGTGCAGCCGGGAAACATCATCCGGCTTTCCTGGCAGGACAATTCTGCTCAGGGCAATGCCTCGGCCACGGATAAGGCCAGTGCGGTCTGCTACAGTGAAGACCTCGGTACCTTTGAGCTTTTTGAATCGGTTGCCGTGAGAACCGGCCTGACCTCGGATCTCACGCTGCCGGATTACTACTCCGGAAAGCAGGTACAGGTCTGGGCCTATTTCCATAACACGGAAGAGACCTCGGCTTCCAACAGCTCCTACCTCGGCGCGCTGACGATGGCATAA
- a CDS encoding alpha-L-fucosidase codes for MKNRILTFGIVLTTVFSHAQQPLKPYGAIPSDAQLKWHEMEMYCIVHYGSATYTDKEWGYGDENPVLINPTNFDAQQIVSAAKAGGFKGIIVVAKHHDGLCLWPTKTTDYSIKKSPWKNGKGDIVKEYQKACEKLGMKMGIYCSPWDRNNPLYGTPAYVEMYRKQLQELYSHYGTLFTSWHDGANGGDGYYGNARETRKIDRATYYDWPATWAITRRMQPEAVIFGDVGPDIRWVGNEDGHAGETCWATYEPQAPEEGKKPSNGFTKYELGIEGTRNGKYWMPAECDVSLRPGWFYHTREDSRVKTPAELLDLYYKSVGRGANLDLGLSPNRQGQLNPEDISSLQQFGKLLKQTFAVNLAEDAVLKASSVRGNNLSQYGPQHLLDQDRYSYWATDDEVTTPQLSITLPAEKTFNVIRLRENIKLGQRIEAFEVEAFLNGAWKKIASATSIGPNRLIRLPERITTDKIRLTITRSPVAVALSDFGLYNEPVIIAKPLIRRTAEGTITLSSADASSTIYYTLDGSSPTLKSLPYRQPFTLADDGMVKAISLNNNEQSETAVLRFGPVKSGWKIISPEGTDFAHPAAYAIDDNPETFWQSPPIASPSFSAGIMIDLGKLQNLKGCTYLPRQDKKPDGIISRYHIETSTDGIHWQSAAEGEFSNIKANPVEQQVIFKHPIPGRYLRFTAAGLISGNFCTVAKIGILTASMF; via the coding sequence ATGAAAAATCGGATCCTGACCTTCGGAATTGTTTTAACAACGGTATTCAGCCACGCCCAACAGCCACTAAAACCTTATGGAGCTATTCCATCTGACGCACAGCTGAAGTGGCATGAAATGGAAATGTACTGCATCGTCCATTACGGCAGCGCTACTTATACCGATAAAGAATGGGGTTATGGGGATGAAAACCCTGTACTGATTAATCCGACGAATTTCGATGCGCAACAAATTGTTTCAGCAGCAAAAGCCGGAGGATTCAAAGGCATCATCGTTGTGGCGAAACACCATGACGGACTTTGCCTCTGGCCTACGAAAACCACGGATTACAGCATCAAAAAAAGCCCGTGGAAAAATGGCAAAGGCGATATTGTAAAGGAATACCAGAAAGCCTGTGAAAAGCTGGGCATGAAAATGGGCATTTACTGCTCGCCTTGGGACCGCAACAATCCGCTCTACGGCACTCCCGCCTATGTTGAAATGTACCGGAAACAGCTTCAGGAGCTGTATAGCCATTACGGTACCCTGTTTACCTCATGGCACGACGGGGCCAACGGCGGAGACGGCTACTACGGAAATGCCCGCGAAACCCGGAAAATCGACCGGGCAACCTATTACGACTGGCCGGCTACCTGGGCGATCACTAGGCGTATGCAGCCGGAAGCCGTAATTTTCGGAGATGTCGGACCGGATATCCGCTGGGTAGGAAACGAAGACGGCCATGCCGGGGAAACTTGTTGGGCGACTTATGAACCGCAGGCCCCCGAAGAAGGGAAAAAGCCTTCCAATGGCTTTACGAAATATGAGCTGGGCATTGAAGGCACCCGAAACGGAAAATACTGGATGCCCGCGGAATGCGATGTTTCCCTCCGGCCGGGCTGGTTCTACCATACCCGCGAAGACAGCAGGGTAAAAACACCCGCCGAACTACTCGATCTTTATTACAAAAGCGTAGGCAGGGGCGCGAATCTGGATCTGGGCCTCTCCCCTAACCGTCAGGGACAGCTGAATCCTGAAGATATCAGTTCGCTTCAGCAATTTGGGAAACTGCTGAAACAGACTTTTGCCGTTAATCTTGCAGAAGATGCTGTTTTAAAAGCCAGCAGTGTCCGTGGAAACAACCTTTCCCAATACGGACCGCAGCATTTGCTCGATCAGGACCGGTATTCGTATTGGGCCACTGATGATGAGGTTACTACCCCTCAGCTTAGCATTACCCTTCCTGCTGAAAAAACTTTTAATGTCATCCGTTTACGGGAAAACATAAAACTTGGTCAGCGGATCGAAGCTTTTGAGGTGGAAGCTTTTCTTAACGGAGCCTGGAAGAAAATCGCCTCAGCCACCAGCATCGGTCCGAACCGTCTGATCCGCCTTCCTGAAAGGATCACTACCGATAAAATACGCCTGACCATTACCCGATCGCCGGTAGCCGTGGCTTTGAGTGATTTCGGCCTGTACAATGAACCGGTAATAATTGCTAAACCTTTGATCCGTCGCACTGCTGAAGGAACGATTACCCTGTCATCTGCAGACGCTTCTTCAACAATATATTATACCCTCGACGGGAGTTCCCCTACTCTGAAATCTTTGCCATACCGCCAACCTTTTACCCTGGCTGATGACGGAATGGTAAAGGCAATATCTCTCAATAACAACGAGCAAAGCGAAACCGCCGTTCTCCGGTTTGGTCCGGTAAAATCAGGATGGAAAATCATTAGTCCGGAAGGTACTGATTTTGCCCACCCGGCAGCTTACGCCATCGATGACAACCCGGAAACATTCTGGCAAAGTCCGCCAATTGCGTCTCCCTCTTTTTCAGCAGGAATTATGATTGATCTTGGGAAATTGCAAAACTTGAAAGGGTGTACCTATCTGCCCCGCCAGGATAAAAAGCCAGACGGCATCATCAGCCGTTATCATATTGAGACCAGCACCGACGGTATCCACTGGCAGTCCGCTGCGGAAGGCGAATTTTCCAATATCAAAGCCAATCCGGTGGAACAGCAGGTTATTTTTAAACACCCTATTCCGGGAAGATATCTCCGTTTCACCGCCGCCGGCCTGATATCGGGAAATTTCTGCACGGTAGCGAAGATCGGGATTCTTACTGCTTCTATGTTTTAG
- a CDS encoding DUF1016 N-terminal domain-containing protein, with amino-acid sequence MKQFDEAYKNSPTFSPLVREMSWSYNMIIFSRYKRSEEQEFYLKIPKQKGYSKVPNAGTGLLIHFQ; translated from the coding sequence ATGAAACAGTTCGATGAAGCTTATAAAAATTCTCCAACATTCTCGCCATTGGTGAGAGAAATGAGCTGGAGCTATAACATGATTATTTTTTCTCGGTATAAAAGATCGGAAGAACAGGAATTTTATCTCAAGATCCCTAAACAAAAAGGCTACAGTAAAGTTCCGAATGCTGGAACTGGGCTCTTAATCCATTTTCAATAA
- a CDS encoding helix-turn-helix domain-containing protein, giving the protein MKTKSNYPLSDEEQFKGTLLVFLSEILKSLDRKEPDSSGYYDSADVKRLLNISDRTLHRLRKSKAVPYVKIGRKIFYPKSFFNGTIHGGPEKTEG; this is encoded by the coding sequence ATGAAAACGAAATCCAATTATCCGTTATCCGATGAAGAACAGTTTAAAGGGACCCTCCTGGTTTTCCTTTCCGAGATCCTTAAAAGCCTGGACCGAAAAGAACCGGACAGCTCCGGATATTATGACAGTGCAGACGTCAAACGACTGCTGAACATCAGCGACCGGACCCTTCACCGGCTCAGGAAATCCAAGGCGGTTCCCTATGTGAAGATCGGGAGGAAAATATTTTACCCCAAATCATTCTTTAACGGTACAATACACGGCGGTCCGGAAAAGACAGAAGGGTAG
- a CDS encoding beta-galactosidase family protein, with translation MSRLYAILSVFFLCGAGFFCSAQQPVRHTFALGDADFLLDGKPLQMISGEMHYPRIPRELWRERMKMAKAMGLNTIGTYVFWNAHEETPGVYDFSGNNDIAEFVKVAQEEGLWVVLRPSPYVCAEWEFGGYPWWLLKDRNMQVRSTDPKFIFAYTRYIKALAKQLIPLQVTHGGNILMIQIENEYGSYSNDKTYLDLNRKIFREAGFDGILFTCDGADQMPKGYLPGYLPAVNGLEDPAQVKTLINKYHNGKGPYYVAEWYPGWFDDWGKKHADVSAEQSAKTLDKLLAAGISVNMYMFHGGTTRGFMNGANMNKDNPYSPQVSSYDYDAPLDEAGNPTEKFYAFRKVIVNHLPAGKALPPVPKTKPAIKIPDIALEQYAGIFSQLPKPETAEQPLSFEGLDQAYGFVLYRTNIKKGGMLKLKELRDYAQVYVDGKYLGSLDRRLKQDSMNLTGISSDAVLDLWVENNGRINYGPFLNDNRHGITESVSIDGRAVSGWKMYRFPFKTTEKFSFSKNKDQKTGHPTLYKGSFTLQQLGDTYLDMRTFGKGFVFLNGRNLGKYWNIGPQQTLYVPACWLKKGKNEIVVFDELESNHRQLPSLDHPILDQNSKK, from the coding sequence ATGAGCAGACTTTACGCTATTTTGAGTGTTTTTTTCCTTTGCGGGGCAGGATTTTTTTGTTCGGCCCAGCAGCCGGTCCGGCATACTTTTGCACTGGGCGATGCTGATTTTTTACTGGACGGTAAGCCGCTGCAGATGATTTCCGGCGAGATGCATTATCCCCGCATTCCGCGGGAATTGTGGCGGGAACGGATGAAGATGGCGAAAGCGATGGGACTGAATACCATCGGAACCTATGTGTTCTGGAATGCGCATGAAGAAACACCGGGCGTCTATGATTTCAGCGGGAATAATGATATTGCGGAATTTGTGAAAGTAGCCCAAGAGGAAGGCCTTTGGGTAGTTTTACGCCCGAGTCCTTACGTGTGCGCGGAATGGGAATTCGGCGGGTATCCGTGGTGGCTGCTGAAAGACCGGAACATGCAGGTGAGAAGCACCGATCCGAAATTTATCTTCGCCTACACCCGCTACATCAAAGCGCTGGCGAAACAGCTGATCCCGCTTCAGGTTACCCACGGCGGCAATATCCTGATGATTCAGATCGAAAACGAATACGGATCCTACAGCAACGATAAAACGTACCTGGACCTGAACCGGAAAATCTTCAGGGAAGCCGGTTTCGACGGCATTCTTTTCACCTGCGACGGGGCCGACCAGATGCCGAAGGGGTATCTGCCGGGCTACCTTCCGGCCGTGAACGGACTGGAAGATCCGGCACAGGTCAAAACCCTGATCAACAAATACCACAACGGCAAAGGGCCGTATTATGTAGCGGAATGGTATCCGGGATGGTTCGACGACTGGGGCAAGAAGCATGCGGACGTATCTGCGGAACAATCGGCGAAAACGCTGGACAAACTGCTGGCTGCCGGCATCTCCGTGAATATGTATATGTTCCACGGCGGAACGACCCGCGGGTTTATGAACGGCGCGAATATGAACAAAGACAATCCGTATTCGCCCCAGGTTTCCAGCTATGACTACGATGCCCCGTTGGATGAAGCCGGAAATCCGACGGAAAAATTTTATGCTTTCAGAAAAGTGATTGTCAACCATCTTCCGGCAGGAAAAGCTTTACCGCCGGTTCCTAAGACAAAGCCTGCAATAAAGATTCCGGATATTGCCCTGGAGCAGTACGCCGGTATTTTCAGTCAGCTCCCGAAGCCCGAAACGGCTGAACAACCATTATCTTTTGAGGGTCTGGACCAGGCTTACGGTTTCGTTTTGTACCGGACCAACATTAAAAAAGGAGGAATGCTGAAGCTGAAAGAACTCAGGGATTACGCGCAGGTGTACGTCGACGGAAAATACCTGGGAAGCCTCGACCGCAGGCTGAAGCAGGACTCGATGAACCTGACCGGAATTTCTTCAGATGCCGTCCTCGATCTTTGGGTGGAAAACAACGGGCGGATCAATTATGGTCCGTTCCTGAATGACAACCGGCATGGCATTACCGAATCGGTTTCCATTGACGGCCGGGCTGTTTCCGGCTGGAAGATGTACCGTTTCCCTTTTAAAACCACAGAAAAATTTTCTTTCAGCAAAAATAAAGATCAGAAAACCGGCCATCCTACCCTGTACAAAGGAAGCTTTACCCTTCAGCAATTGGGGGATACCTATCTGGATATGCGCACCTTCGGGAAAGGTTTTGTTTTCCTGAACGGCCGTAACCTGGGCAAATACTGGAACATCGGCCCGCAGCAGACCCTTTATGTTCCGGCGTGCTGGCTGAAAAAAGGCAAAAATGAAATTGTAGTATTTGACGAACTGGAAAGCAACCACCGGCAACTTCCTTCCCTGGATCATCCGATCCTAGATCAAAACAGCAAAAAATGA